Proteins from a genomic interval of Geodermatophilus obscurus DSM 43160:
- a CDS encoding leucyl aminopeptidase family protein, giving the protein MPRVEVRTELPALGEDDVLAVPVGSGATLPAWLTAAGAPVDAGLLAGALADTGNTGRPGNVTDLPVPGRRPRSVVAVGIGDATLPDLRGYVATAVRRAQTLAEHGARRLVLPLDEPAAPAGAEEVRVAVEAALLAGYRFRETSAPHPPRLQTVTVVVADGTDPAVTTAARAGEVTGSAVAWARDLVNTPSNTKDPAWLADRAVERLGGLPHVTVTVLGPEELRAGGFGGVLAVGGGSASPPRVVVASSRPPGARAGHVVLVGKGITFDTGGISIKPNAGMREMKTDMAGGAAVLAAVDAAARLELPVTVTAVVPAAENAVSGSSYRPADVVRHVGGRTTEVLNTDAEGRMVLADGLAWGRLELGATVLVDVATLTGAMKVALGTRTAGLYATSDGLADALRTAAGHAGEPVWRMPLAEEHADLLDSAVADANNAPGNPGGTTAALFLRPFAGDLPWAHLDVAGPARAGSDEAEVVKGGTGFGARILLRWLEAGAPVDASSVVD; this is encoded by the coding sequence TTGCCGCGGGTCGAGGTCCGCACCGAACTCCCGGCGCTCGGCGAGGACGACGTCCTGGCCGTGCCGGTGGGCAGCGGTGCCACGCTGCCCGCGTGGCTCACCGCCGCGGGCGCACCGGTCGACGCCGGTCTGCTCGCCGGCGCGCTGGCCGACACCGGCAACACCGGCCGCCCGGGGAACGTCACCGACCTGCCGGTCCCCGGCCGCCGGCCGCGCAGCGTGGTCGCCGTCGGGATCGGCGACGCGACGCTGCCGGACCTGCGCGGGTACGTGGCCACCGCCGTCCGCCGCGCGCAGACCCTCGCCGAGCACGGTGCGCGCCGGCTGGTGCTGCCGCTGGACGAGCCGGCCGCCCCCGCGGGTGCGGAGGAGGTGCGCGTCGCCGTGGAGGCCGCGCTGCTGGCCGGCTACCGCTTCCGGGAGACCTCGGCGCCGCACCCGCCGCGGCTGCAGACCGTCACGGTCGTCGTCGCCGACGGCACGGACCCGGCGGTCACCACCGCCGCGCGGGCCGGCGAGGTGACCGGCTCCGCGGTCGCCTGGGCCCGCGACCTGGTCAACACCCCCAGCAACACCAAGGACCCGGCCTGGCTGGCCGACCGGGCCGTCGAGCGGCTGGGCGGGCTGCCGCACGTGACGGTCACCGTGCTCGGCCCCGAGGAGCTGCGGGCCGGCGGCTTCGGTGGTGTGCTCGCCGTGGGCGGCGGCTCGGCCAGCCCACCCCGGGTGGTCGTGGCGAGCTCCCGCCCGCCGGGCGCCAGGGCGGGGCACGTCGTGCTGGTCGGCAAGGGGATCACCTTCGACACCGGCGGCATCTCGATCAAGCCCAACGCCGGCATGCGCGAGATGAAGACCGACATGGCCGGCGGCGCCGCCGTCTTGGCCGCGGTGGACGCCGCGGCCCGGCTGGAGCTGCCGGTGACGGTCACCGCCGTCGTCCCGGCCGCGGAGAACGCCGTATCCGGCTCGTCCTACCGCCCGGCCGACGTCGTGCGGCACGTCGGCGGCCGGACGACGGAGGTGCTCAACACCGACGCCGAGGGCCGGATGGTGCTCGCCGACGGGCTGGCGTGGGGGCGGCTGGAGCTGGGCGCCACAGTGCTGGTCGACGTCGCCACGCTGACCGGGGCGATGAAGGTCGCCCTCGGCACCCGCACCGCGGGGCTGTACGCGACGAGCGACGGGTTGGCCGACGCGCTGCGCACCGCCGCCGGCCACGCCGGCGAGCCGGTGTGGCGGATGCCGCTGGCCGAGGAGCACGCCGACCTGCTCGACAGCGCCGTGGCCGACGCGAACAACGCGCCGGGCAACCCCGGTGGCACGACCGCCGCGCTGTTCCTGCGGCCCTTCGCCGGGGACCTGCCGTGGGCGCACCTGGACGTCGCGGGGCCGGCCCGCGCCGGGTCCGACGAGGCCGAGGTGGTCAAGGGCGGCACCGGCTTCGGTGCGCGCATCCTGCTGCGCTGGCTGGAGGCCGGTGCGCCGGTCGACGCGTCGTCGGTGGTCGACTGA
- a CDS encoding DUF3117 domain-containing protein, with translation MAAMKPRTGEGPLEVTKEGRGLVMRVPLEGGGRLVVELSPDEAAALSEALKGATS, from the coding sequence ATGGCGGCCATGAAGCCGCGCACGGGTGAAGGTCCCCTCGAGGTCACCAAGGAAGGGCGCGGCCTGGTCATGCGCGTTCCGCTCGAAGGCGGCGGCCGTCTCGTCGTCGAGCTGTCGCCCGACGAGGCGGCGGCCCTCTCCGAGGCCCTGAAGGGCGCGACCAGCTGA